The Euphorbia lathyris chromosome 2, ddEupLath1.1, whole genome shotgun sequence genome includes a window with the following:
- the LOC136217335 gene encoding uncharacterized protein, which translates to MELVRDMVQELYGPGLRQVGRVMESNGENGQSGNVSSHGSVGHIHESGGSEHIGASGHAGYPQGYNQFEEMMGIYLARGQPQPRVQARRDAPIFDKIFERLKKMGATEFEGSTDPDIADKWWAKIEDVLENTECRLDSMVKYVSNLFTGEALEWARFDTEGQYSRPTKRGGFSVSSRGYSQQFRGSSSIHHGGTRSRGGFRDVLSSAPSVGSNGFSGGRFNSGYRGGARTTSFPACQTCGRVHKESTVLFVGERNVVPSCLISSIQAIRWIRNGCESYLAHVVDTREDGGKLENIPVISIAPYRMAPMELQELKKQIEELLTEADIPKTAFRTRYGHFEFLVMPFGLTNAPAAFMALMNKTFQPYLDKFVVVFVDDILVYSRTVGEHEQHLRIVLKILRDNQMYAKLSKCEFWMDEVVFLGHVVSGEGVQPDPSKIKAIDEWEPPKNVTELRSFLGLAGYYRRFVEGFSLIAGPLTKLLRKGVVFQWNDKCHQSFEELKKRLTSAPVLVLPSEGGGFVVYTDASGQGLGCVLMQNGKVIAYASRQLRPHEMNYPTHDLELAAVIHALKVWRHYLYGETFQILTDHKSLKYIFTQKELNLRQRRWIELLKDYDGTIDYHPGKANMHSLGTKLHFSTAFHPQTYGQSER; encoded by the exons ATGGAATTAGTAAGAGATATGGTTCAAGAACTCTATGGCCCCGGGCTCCGACAAGTAGGGAG ggttatggagtctaatggtgagaatggacaatccGGTAATGTGTCTAGTCATGGTTCGGTTGGTCATATTCATGAGTCTGGGGgctcagaacatataggagcttcaggacatgcaggttatccacagggttacaaccagtttgaagaaatgatgggaatctatttggctcGAGGTCAGCCTCAACcacgtgttcaagctcgtcgagatgcgccaatctttgataaaatttttgaaaggcttaaaaagatgggtgcaacagagtttgagggtagcacagatcctgatatagctgataaatggtgggccaagattgaagatgtacttgagaaCACAGAGTGTCGTCTGGactcaatggtcaaatatgtttctaatcttttcactggtgaagctttagaatg ggctagatttgatacagAGGGTCAGTATAGCAGGCCAAcaaagagaggtggattctcagtttcttctagaggctattctcaacaatttagaggtAGTAGTAGTATCCATCATGGTGGGACTAGATCACGGGGTGGATTTAgagatgttttgagtagtgctccatctgTGGGTAGTAACGGATTTTCAGGTGGTCGGTTTAATAGTGGGTATAGAGGAGGAGCGAGAacaacatcttttccagcttgtcagacatgtggacgggtacacaaag aatcaactgtgttatttgttggggAGAGAAATGTTGTGCCGTCTTGTTTAATATCTTCAATTCAAGCAATCAGATGGATTAGAAATGGGTGTGAGtcatatttagctcatgttgtggacactagggaggatggaggcaaattggagaatattccagtg atatcaattgctccatatagaatggctccaatggaattacaagaattgaagaaacaaatagaagaactac ttacagaagctgacatacctaaaactgcttttcgtacaaggtatggtcattttgagtttcttgtgatgccttttggcttgactaatgctcctgcagctttcatggcattaatgaacaagacttttcagccatatctagataagtttgttgtggtgttcgttgatgatatcctagtgtactcaaggactgtgggtgagcatgaacaacatttgagaattgttttgaaaattttaagagataatcagatgtatgcaaagctgagcaaatgtgaattttggatggatgaagttgtattccttggtcatgtggtgtcaggtgaaggggttcaacccgacccttccaaaattaaagctattgatgaatgggaaccgccaaagaacgttacagagcttaggagttttcttgggttagctggttattacaggagatttgtagagggtttttctctgattgcaggtccattaactaaattgctgagaaagggagttgtattccagtggaatgataaatgtcaccaaagctttgaggaactaaagaagagattgacttctgcaccagtgttagtgttaccttctgaaggtggtggctttgttgtttatacagatgcctcgggacaaggtttgggctgtgttctaatgcaaaatgggaaagtcattgcatatgcttctaggcaactgagacctcatgagatgaattaccccacacacgacttagagttggcagcagtcatccatgcattgaaggtatggagacattacctatatggggagacatttcagattctcactgatcataagagtttgaagtacatctttacacaaaaggagttgaacctaagacaaaggagatggattgagctattaaaagattatgatggtacaatagattaccatccaggaaaagctaatatg cactccttgggaacaaaattgcatttcagtacagcttttcatccacagacatatggacaatcagaaaga
- the LOC136219295 gene encoding GBF-interacting protein 1-like isoform X1 produces MSRTSGGGGKGGGGGAARVKIPESVRQTILSIREITGKQHTDEDIYSVLQDCSMDPNDTTQKLLYLDTFHEVKRKRDKKKEKETSSTLSRGARSGRGNHSAKHVYADGAGMRNAIHQRENGVYQKTDRGSSTSLPVKEKVKSDATAPETKASTVTPNGPSTLINGSSPGCVPHSPAGKDVNVIHDISDDDVKKISSLSLLPSSAPDQMPESVVQTQQGNPTSPAIPASLSGVYSSASDPVLPPSIARNPGAVGAIKREVRSQPSAVEQNPMLGNKHIPPIIESELPKNEKTASTIIYPVKEKTTKLKAAEINDLSETPKQSLPSHDSLLAIVPASSVDDMPSSKESDAPLKAVVSSEDAQIEKTSILLPEQTIANGHVIFPDHFKVPEAVKSGLTFGSFDSISGPGTKCGSDNGCEVNSANAVGSSHENDETAREPSSSDQSITSTVVDHPDQLESSQVFDKLPKPESEAAPTSDSKFDKAAQEIMLITEGHQNPTIQIAPNYGYGIMPMQAGHFVQFEGHEIQARDVSRVSGFVNENPTTSSSPNPSPSPTPPVQNPVAASPQPILFRPPYPPNYFPYGHYYNPYFLPPMHQFLTHNGLPQQPSAGNAYLGPTAAAPGMKFPVPQYKPGTSTGNPTPIGIQSLYGSYGGSPIGFNPGPPVTSGNSASNEDLSASQLKESQIYATGPLNDVSAWISAPGQDVSSLHLNSLYHVTPQGQHLAFSPAQPGHGPYPGIYAPVQTIAAPSTVNPHHQQTQGMSAAVETVGHPAGAYQQTQIAQMNWNASY; encoded by the exons ATGAGTAGAACCAGCGGCGGCGGTGGTAAAGGAGGAGGAGGGGGAGCTGCTAGGGTTAAGATCCCGGAAAGTGTGCGCCAAACCATACTAAGCATTAGGGAGATCACAGGGAAACAACACACCGATGAAGACATCTACTCTGTTCTTCAAGACTGTTCTATGGATCCCAATGATACTACCCAAAAGCTACTTTATTTAG ATACATTTCATGAGGTCAAAAGAAAGCGTGataagaagaaggagaaggag ACCTCCAGCACCTTAAGTCGAGGAGCTAGGAGTGGTCGGGGAAACCATTCTGCAAAGCATGTCTACGCTG ATGGCGCGGGTATGAGAAATGCAATACATCAAAGGGAAAATGGAGTCTACCAAAAGACAGATAGAGGCTCTTCAACCTCGTTGCCAGTTAAGGAAAAAGTGAAGAGTGATGCAACtgcacctgagaccaa AGCATCAACTGTCACGCCTAATGGTCCTTCAACATTAATCAATGGGAGTTCCCCTGGATGTGTACCCCACTCTCCTGCTGGCAAAGATGTCAATGTTATTCATGATATCTCAGATGATGATGTAAAGAAGATAAGCTCTTTGTCTCTGCTACCTTCATCTGCACCTGATCAGATGCCTGAATCTGTTGTTCAAACACAGCAAGGAAATCCCACATCTCCAGCTATTCCAGCTTCTTTATCCGGCGTGTACTCTTCTGCTTCGGATCCTGTGTTGCCACCTTCTATTGCTCGGAATCCTGGTGCTGTGGGCGCAATAAAACGTGAAGTGAGAAGTCAGCCTAGTGCTGTAGAACAAAATCCCATGCTGGGAAATAAACATATTCCCCCCATTATTGAGTCAGAGTTGCCGAAGAATGAAAAGACAGCTTCTACTATTATTTACCCTGTGAAAGAAAAAACCACAAAATTAAAGGCTGCAGAGATAAACGACTTATCTGAAACTCCAAAGCAATCTTTGCCTTCTCATGACAGTTTGTTGGCTATTGTGCCTGCCTCTTCTGTCGATGATATGCCTTCATCAAAAGAATCAGATGCCCCTCTAAAAg CAGTTGTCTCATCAGAGGACGCACAAATCGAAAAGACTTCTATATTGTTACCAGAGCAAACCATTGCCAATGGACACGTTATATTTCCCGATCACTTCAAAGTCCCCGAAGCTGTGAAAAGTGGATTGACTTTTGGAAGTTTCGATTCTATTTCTGGACCTGGGACAAAATGTGGCAGTGATAATGGTTGTGAAGTTAACTCTGCAAATGCTGTTGGATCATCACATGAGAATGATGAAACTGCTAGGGAACCTTCTTCTAG TGATCAAAGCATCACCTCAACTGTAGTGGATCATCCTGATCAACTAGAGTCTTCTCAAGTGTTTGACAAGCTACCTAAGCCAGAGAGTGAGGCTGCTCCCACTTCAGACTCAAAATTTGACAAGGCAGCACAGGAAATAATGTTGATTACAGAAGGCCATCAGAATCCCACTATTCAAATTGCTCCAAACTATGGTTATGGAATCATGCCGATGCAGGCAGGACACTTTGTACAGTTTGAAGGGCATGAGATTCAGGCACGGGATGTTTCTCGCGTTTCAGGTTTTGTT AATGAGAACCCGACAACTTCATCTAGTCCGAATCCAAGTCCCTCACCAACTCCACCAGTGCAGAACCCTGTAGCTGCTTCTCCGCAGCCAATTCTTTTTAGGCCACCATATCCACCTAATTACTTCCCATATGGCCACTATTACAACCCTTATTTTTTACCGCCCATGCATCAATTCCTAACCCACAATGGACTTCCTCAACAGCCATCAGCTGGCAATGCATATCTTGGGCCAACTGCTGCTGCACCAGGAATGAAGTTTCCTGTTCCACAATATAAGCCTGGAACCAGTACTGGAAACCCAACTCCTATTGGAATTCAATCCTTATACGGTTCATATGGCGGCTCTCCTATTGGCTTCAATCCCGGTCCACCTGTGACCTCTGGGAACTCCGCCAGCAATGAGGATCTATCAGCCTCACAGTTGAAGGAAAGCCAAATCTATGCAACTGGACCGCTG AATGATGTTTCAGCTTGGATTTCTGCACCTGGGCAAGATGTATCCAGCTTGCACCTGAATTCTTTATATCATGTCACCCCCCAGGGACAGCACCTTGCTTTCTCCCCTGCCCAACCTGGCCACGGTCCATATCCTGGAATTTATGCTCCCGTACAGACAATAGCTGCTCCGTCGACTGTTAATCCACATCATCAACAAACTCAGGGAATGTCTGCAGCTGTTGAAACCGTGGGACACCCAGCCGGTGCTTATCAGCAGACTCAAATTGCGCAGATGAACTGGAATGCTAGTTATTAA
- the LOC136219295 gene encoding GBF-interacting protein 1-like isoform X2 translates to MSRTSGGGGKGGGGGAARVKIPESVRQTILSIREITGKQHTDEDIYSVLQDCSMDPNDTTQKLLYLDTFHEVKRKRDKKKEKETSSTLSRGARSGRGNHSAKHVYADGAGMRNAIHQRENGVYQKTDRGSSTSLPVKEKVKSDATAPETKASTVTPNGPSTLINGSSPGCVPHSPAGKDVNVIHDISDDDVKKISSLSLLPSSAPDQMPESVVQTQQGNPTSPAIPASLSGVYSSASDPVLPPSIARNPGAVGAIKREVRSQPSAVEQNPMLGNKHIPPIIESELPKNEKTASTIIYPVKEKTTKLKAAEINDLSETPKQSLPSHDSLLAIVPASSVDDMPSSKESDAPLKVVSSEDAQIEKTSILLPEQTIANGHVIFPDHFKVPEAVKSGLTFGSFDSISGPGTKCGSDNGCEVNSANAVGSSHENDETAREPSSSDQSITSTVVDHPDQLESSQVFDKLPKPESEAAPTSDSKFDKAAQEIMLITEGHQNPTIQIAPNYGYGIMPMQAGHFVQFEGHEIQARDVSRVSGFVNENPTTSSSPNPSPSPTPPVQNPVAASPQPILFRPPYPPNYFPYGHYYNPYFLPPMHQFLTHNGLPQQPSAGNAYLGPTAAAPGMKFPVPQYKPGTSTGNPTPIGIQSLYGSYGGSPIGFNPGPPVTSGNSASNEDLSASQLKESQIYATGPLNDVSAWISAPGQDVSSLHLNSLYHVTPQGQHLAFSPAQPGHGPYPGIYAPVQTIAAPSTVNPHHQQTQGMSAAVETVGHPAGAYQQTQIAQMNWNASY, encoded by the exons ATGAGTAGAACCAGCGGCGGCGGTGGTAAAGGAGGAGGAGGGGGAGCTGCTAGGGTTAAGATCCCGGAAAGTGTGCGCCAAACCATACTAAGCATTAGGGAGATCACAGGGAAACAACACACCGATGAAGACATCTACTCTGTTCTTCAAGACTGTTCTATGGATCCCAATGATACTACCCAAAAGCTACTTTATTTAG ATACATTTCATGAGGTCAAAAGAAAGCGTGataagaagaaggagaaggag ACCTCCAGCACCTTAAGTCGAGGAGCTAGGAGTGGTCGGGGAAACCATTCTGCAAAGCATGTCTACGCTG ATGGCGCGGGTATGAGAAATGCAATACATCAAAGGGAAAATGGAGTCTACCAAAAGACAGATAGAGGCTCTTCAACCTCGTTGCCAGTTAAGGAAAAAGTGAAGAGTGATGCAACtgcacctgagaccaa AGCATCAACTGTCACGCCTAATGGTCCTTCAACATTAATCAATGGGAGTTCCCCTGGATGTGTACCCCACTCTCCTGCTGGCAAAGATGTCAATGTTATTCATGATATCTCAGATGATGATGTAAAGAAGATAAGCTCTTTGTCTCTGCTACCTTCATCTGCACCTGATCAGATGCCTGAATCTGTTGTTCAAACACAGCAAGGAAATCCCACATCTCCAGCTATTCCAGCTTCTTTATCCGGCGTGTACTCTTCTGCTTCGGATCCTGTGTTGCCACCTTCTATTGCTCGGAATCCTGGTGCTGTGGGCGCAATAAAACGTGAAGTGAGAAGTCAGCCTAGTGCTGTAGAACAAAATCCCATGCTGGGAAATAAACATATTCCCCCCATTATTGAGTCAGAGTTGCCGAAGAATGAAAAGACAGCTTCTACTATTATTTACCCTGTGAAAGAAAAAACCACAAAATTAAAGGCTGCAGAGATAAACGACTTATCTGAAACTCCAAAGCAATCTTTGCCTTCTCATGACAGTTTGTTGGCTATTGTGCCTGCCTCTTCTGTCGATGATATGCCTTCATCAAAAGAATCAGATGCCCCTCTAAAAg TTGTCTCATCAGAGGACGCACAAATCGAAAAGACTTCTATATTGTTACCAGAGCAAACCATTGCCAATGGACACGTTATATTTCCCGATCACTTCAAAGTCCCCGAAGCTGTGAAAAGTGGATTGACTTTTGGAAGTTTCGATTCTATTTCTGGACCTGGGACAAAATGTGGCAGTGATAATGGTTGTGAAGTTAACTCTGCAAATGCTGTTGGATCATCACATGAGAATGATGAAACTGCTAGGGAACCTTCTTCTAG TGATCAAAGCATCACCTCAACTGTAGTGGATCATCCTGATCAACTAGAGTCTTCTCAAGTGTTTGACAAGCTACCTAAGCCAGAGAGTGAGGCTGCTCCCACTTCAGACTCAAAATTTGACAAGGCAGCACAGGAAATAATGTTGATTACAGAAGGCCATCAGAATCCCACTATTCAAATTGCTCCAAACTATGGTTATGGAATCATGCCGATGCAGGCAGGACACTTTGTACAGTTTGAAGGGCATGAGATTCAGGCACGGGATGTTTCTCGCGTTTCAGGTTTTGTT AATGAGAACCCGACAACTTCATCTAGTCCGAATCCAAGTCCCTCACCAACTCCACCAGTGCAGAACCCTGTAGCTGCTTCTCCGCAGCCAATTCTTTTTAGGCCACCATATCCACCTAATTACTTCCCATATGGCCACTATTACAACCCTTATTTTTTACCGCCCATGCATCAATTCCTAACCCACAATGGACTTCCTCAACAGCCATCAGCTGGCAATGCATATCTTGGGCCAACTGCTGCTGCACCAGGAATGAAGTTTCCTGTTCCACAATATAAGCCTGGAACCAGTACTGGAAACCCAACTCCTATTGGAATTCAATCCTTATACGGTTCATATGGCGGCTCTCCTATTGGCTTCAATCCCGGTCCACCTGTGACCTCTGGGAACTCCGCCAGCAATGAGGATCTATCAGCCTCACAGTTGAAGGAAAGCCAAATCTATGCAACTGGACCGCTG AATGATGTTTCAGCTTGGATTTCTGCACCTGGGCAAGATGTATCCAGCTTGCACCTGAATTCTTTATATCATGTCACCCCCCAGGGACAGCACCTTGCTTTCTCCCCTGCCCAACCTGGCCACGGTCCATATCCTGGAATTTATGCTCCCGTACAGACAATAGCTGCTCCGTCGACTGTTAATCCACATCATCAACAAACTCAGGGAATGTCTGCAGCTGTTGAAACCGTGGGACACCCAGCCGGTGCTTATCAGCAGACTCAAATTGCGCAGATGAACTGGAATGCTAGTTATTAA
- the LOC136220885 gene encoding nucleotide-sugar uncharacterized transporter 2, whose product MGLFQFLFGINTRRFNFKRKDSDAGEAGRALEEFRGTLYNDLRTSEGAKRQQQRLCGPVAAMSFNFIVAVSVIMTNKIVMGQAGFNFPIFLTLIHYTTAWILLAVFKGLSLLPISPPSKTTPFTSIFSLGVVMSFASGLANTSLQHNSVGFYQMAKIAVTPTIVLAEFILFRKTVSYQKVFCLAIVSVGVAVATVTDLQFNLFGACIAIIWIIPSAINKILWSNLQQQANWTALALMWKTTPVTVLFLLALMPWLDPPGVLSFKWNLHNASAVLISALLGFLLQWSGALALGATSATSHVVLGQFKTCVILLGGYLIFSSDPGFVSIVGAVTALAGMTIYTSLTLQETQEQSTKTKQALPLLKPKTEPTPDAQDTADSNPTSNVIVV is encoded by the exons ATGGGGttgtttcaatttttatttggGATCAATACCAGAAGGTTTAACTTCAAGAGAAAAGATAGCGATGCAGGCGAAGCAg GTAGAGCATTGGAAGAATTTAGAGGAACTCTTTACAATGATCTTCGAACTTCAGAAGGCGCGAAACGCCAACAGCAACGCTTATGTGGACCTGTTGCGGCAATGTCCTTCAATTTCATTGTTGCTGTTTCAGTTATTATGACAAACAAGATT GTGATGGGGCAAGCTGGGTTTAATTTCCCTATCTTTCTCACGTTGATACATTATACTACTGCCTGGATTCTGCTTGCGGTTTTTAAGGGATTGTCGTTGCTCCCGATTTCGCCTCCTTCAAAAACTACCCCTTTCACTTCCATCTTCTCTTTAGGAGTAGTCATGTCGTTCGCTTCTGGCCTTGCGAATACGAGTCTCCAGCATAACAG TGTTGGTTTCTATCAGATGGCTAAAATTGCAGTCACTCCTACCATTGTCCTTGCAGAGTTCATCTTGTTTAGGAAAACTGTTTCGTATCAAAAG GTTTTTTGTTTGGCAATTGTATCAGTAGGTGTAGCAGTTGCAACAGTTACTGATTTACAGTTCAACTTATTCGGTGCTTGCATCGCGATCATATGGATAATTCCAAGCGCCATTAACAAAATCCTGTGGTCTAATCTGCAACAGCAAGCAAACTGGACAGCTCTCGC ATTGATGTGGAAGACAACACCGGTGACAGTATTGTTTTTACTAGCCTTAATGCCATGGCTAGATCCGCCAGGCGTTTTATCGTTTAAGTGGAATCTCCATAACGCGTCTGCAGTTCTCATATCAGCACTGCTTGGATTTCTACTGCAGTGGTCCGGTGCTCTGGCTCTCGG GGCAACATCTGCAACATCTCATGTGGTTTTAGGACAGTTTAAAACTTGTGTAATACTACTAGGAGGATATCTAATATTCAGTTCAGATCCAGGGTTCGTGAGCATTGTCGGAGCTGTTACAGCTCTGGCCGGAATGACAATTTACACATCGCTTACCCTGCAAGAGACTCAAGAACAATCAACCAAAACCAAGCAAGCCTTGCCTTTATTAAAACCGAAAACGGAGCCAACCCCAGATGCTCAAGATACTGCAGATTCAAACCCAACCAGTAATGTAATTGTTGTCTAG